The following are from one region of the Osmerus mordax isolate fOsmMor3 chromosome 1, fOsmMor3.pri, whole genome shotgun sequence genome:
- the chl1b gene encoding neural cell adhesion molecule L1-like protein isoform X1, protein MNSEIVVSRVAMRLQMKPGLAFLLGVVVCISAFHLATAIDIPLEVEQLPTITEQSPSSRIAFPFDESFSMTCEAKGNPEPEFRWTKNGLEFDPFLDPRLMKEEDSGTFVIPNSGNLTDYQGIYRCYASNKLGTAISQEIEFIVPYVPKFPKEKIDPLVVEEGQPFVLECNPPSGIPPLQIYWMTIGLQHIEQDDRVSMGLNGDLFFSNALIKDSRRDYCCYAAFPKIRTIVQKTAMSVIVKSTKSNSDTGDSPGPANSILERKPSLLTPSSVKTKVQLVKGEELLLECIAEGFPTPKVEWVKIGHKLPDKATVENHGKLLSIPVVDDEDSGKYRCKAKNTYGEVDHFFDVTVEEPPRWVFQPESQLSMIGSDVLIKCSASGIPQPTITWRVNGLPLEEVPASNRKEFDDKIFLKNAKEFDSAVYQCEASNRHGTILANANLMIMNMPPLILTEEGQEYSTVEGKGVIMHCKVFSSPPPTVTWDKDDAAVSVEGPRFTVHENGSLEIYNVEKEDQGQYTCYTKNTEGSSAIDAILDVKDPTRIVETPEDLQILIGTTAQLSCLAEYDKSFRGDFEILWEKDDTEIASNHTENSGYFIEDGILQIINVSHKDQGMYTCVARTPLDQDSASALLIVLDVPDAPENLVLSEHKERSVKLKWIPGEDHNSSTTEFIIEYEENQWEPGNWKELLRVPGNHGLAILKLHGHVDYRFRVSGVNAVGRGRPSEPTERYKTPPAAPDKNPENIKIEGHLPNEMVINWEPLLPIEHNGPGLEYKVSYKRQDEEDWQEHMVKRHSYVVMDTPTFIPFEIKIQAKNHQGWGPEPKVVTGYSGEDFPSAAPDDVGVEVMNNSVVKVSWTRVHKDKLHGHLGGYRVNWWHLRSLLETKMSHGEKNTLTFPGDRTRGVVAGLTPFSEYSLIVMTFNGRGNGPGSHPINFKTPEGVPGNNRIFKVADAQKHTVSLVWSPPLEPNGILTGYLLEYQLINDTEEVGNLLAVDINNPEINKWVLHDLEPVSRYKLYLRSCTRVGCGPAISDECTTTPEARLASIHGGISTQGWFIGLMCAVALLTLIVLIACFVNRNKGGKYSVKEKEDLHPDVESQGMNDDTFCEYSDNDEKPLKGSQQSLNGEIKAGDSGDSMADYGDEEGQFNEDGSFIGEYAGRKEKRMSTEIKGTCQTPA, encoded by the exons ATGAACTCTGAGATTGTTGTCAGCCGTGTAGCCATGAGGCTCCAGATGAAGCCAGGATTGGCTTTCCTGCTGGGCGTGGTCGTCTGCATCAGTGCTTTTCACCTTGCCACTGCCATTGATATCCCATTGGAAG TTGAACAGCTGCCCACCATCACAGAGCAGTCTCCGAGCTCTCGCATCGCCTTCCCCTTCGACGAGAGCTTCTCCATGACGTGTGAAGCCAAAGGGAACCCCGAGCCTGA ATTTCGATGGACGAAGAACGGACTGGAATTTGACCCCTTCCTGGATCCGAGGCTGATGAAAGAGGAAGACTCTGGGACATTTGTGATTCCCAACAGTGGGAACCTCACAGACTACCAGGGGATCTATCGCTGTTACGCCTCCAACAAACTAGGGACTGCCATATCGCAGGAGATTGAGTTCATTGTGCCCT ATGTTCCAAAGTTTCCTAAAGAGAAGATTGACCCCCTAGTGGTTGAGGAGGGTCAGCCTTTCGTTCTTGAGTGTAACCCCCCCAGCGGGATCCCACCCCTACAGATCTACTGGATGACTATCG GTCTACAGCACATAGAGCAGGATGACCGGGTGTCCATGGGCCTAAACGGAGACCTGTTCTTTTCCAATGCCCTAATCAAGGACAGCCGCAGGGATTACTGCTGCTACGCTGCCTTTCCTAAGATACGGACCATAGTGCAGAAGACGGCCATGTCTGTCATCGTCAAGAGTA CCAAGTCTAACAGTGACACAGGTGACAGTCCTGGTCCAG CCAATTCTATCCTGGAGCGAAAACCTAGTCTTCTGACACCCTCTAGTGTCAAGACGAAGGTACAGCTGGTCAAAGGCGAGGAGCTTCTGTTGGAGTGTATTGCAGAGGGGTT TCCTACCCCCAAGGTTGAATGGGTAAAGATTGGCCACAAACTTCCTGACAAAGCCACAGTGGAGAATCATGGGAAACTGCTGTCTATACCTGTTGTGGATGATGAGGACAGTGGGAAGTATAGGTGCAAGGCCAAGAACACCTACGGAGAGGTTGATCACTTTTTTGATGTCACAGTTGAAG AACCTCCTCGCTGGGTGTTTCAGCCAGAGAGTCAACTCAGTATGATAGGCTCCGATGTGCTTATCAAATGCTCAGCCTCTGGCATTCCTCAGCCCACTATCACATGGAGGGTGAATGGACTTCCCCTGGAAG AGGTCCCTGCATCAAACAGAAAGGAATTTGATGACAAAATCTTCTTAAAAAATGCCAAAGAGTTTGACAGTGCTGTTTATCAGTGTGAAGCCTCCAATAGACATGGGACCATTCTGGCTAACGCTAACCTCATGATAATGA ACATGCCTCCTTTGATATTGActgaggagggacaggagtACTCCACTGTGGAAGGGAAAGGTGTGATTATGCACTGCAAGGTgttcagctctcctcctccgacTGTAACTTG GGACAAGGATGATgctgcagtctctgtggagggaCCACGGTTTACAGTTCATGAGAATGGATCATTGGAGATCTATAATGTGGAGAAAGAGGACCAGGGACAGTATACATGCTACACTAAAAACACAGAGGGATCGTCTGCTATCGATGCCATACTGGATGTGAAAG ATCCCACTAGAATCGTAGAGACCCCAGAAGACTTGCAGATCTTAATAGGAACCACAGCCCAGCTCTCATGCCTGGCAGAGTATGACAAGTCCTTTAGAGGCGACTTTGAAATCCTGTGGGAAAAAGATGATACAGAGATAGCCTCAAACCACACAGAGAATTCTGG GTACTTTATAGAAGATGGAATACTGCAGATTATCAATGTTAGCCACAAGGACCAGGGCATGTACACATGTGTCGCCAGGACACCACTGGACCAAGACtctgcctctgctctgctcattgTGCTGG ATGTCCCTGATGCACCTGAGAACTTGGTGCTGTCTGAACACAAAGAAAGAAGTGTGAAACTGAAGTGGATCCCGGGGGAAGACCACAACAGCTCAACCACAG AGTTCATTATAGAATATGAGGAGAACCAGTGGGAGCCAGGGAACTGGAAAGAGCTTCTGAGGGTTCCTGGAAATCACGGCTTGGCCATCCTAAAACTTCACGGCCATGTCGACTATCGTTTCCGTGTGTCTGGAGTGAACGCCGTAGGGCGGGGACGTCCCAGTGAGCCCACTGAGAGATACAAAACCCCTCCAGCAG CTCCTGACAAGAACCCTGAAAATATCAAAATTGAAGGTCATTTGCCCAATGAAATGGTTATCAACTGGGAG CCATTGTTACCAATTGAGCACAATGGCCCTGGTCTGGAGTATAAGGTGAGCTACAAACGGCAGGATGAGGAGGACTGGCAGGAACACATGGTGAAGAGACACTCCTATGTGGTGATGGACACTCCCACCTTCATACCCTTCGAGATCAAGATTCAGGCCAAGAACCACCAAGGCTGGGGACCAGAGCCCAAAGTTGTGACAGGCTACTCAGGAGAAGACT TCCCCTCGGCAGCCCCTGATGATgtaggtgtggaggtgatgaacAACTCCGTAGTCAAGGTCAGCTGGACACGTGTTCACAAGGACAAGCTGCATGGACATCTGGGAGGCTACCGG GTGAACTGGTGGCATCTGCGCAGTCTGCTGGAAACGAAGATGAGCCACGGAGAGAAAAACACTTTAACGTTTCCTGGAGACAGGACCCGTGGCGTTGTAGCCGGGCTCACGCCCTTCTCTGAGTACAGCCTCATTGTCATGACCTTCAATGGGCGGGGCAACGGGCCAGGCAGCCATCCCATCAACTTTAAAACCCCGGAGGGAG TTCCAGGGAACAACAGGATTTTTAAGGTTGCCGATGCTCAAAAGCACACGGTCTCCCTTGTGTGGTCACCTCCATTAGAACCCAATGGGATTCTCACAGGATATCTCCTCGAGTATCAGCTAa tCAATGACACGGAGGAGGTGGGGAACCTGCTGGCAGTGGACATCAACAACCCTGAAATCAATAAGTGGGTCCTCCATGACCTGGAGCCAGTTAGTAGGTACAAGTTGTACCTGCGCTCCTGCACCAGAGTGGGCTGTGGACCTGCCATCAGCGACGAGTGTACAACCACCCCGGAAGCAC GGTTGGCAAGCATCCATGGAGGGATCTCTACCCAGGGCTGGTTTATTGGACTGATGTGTGCTGTCGCTCTTCTCACACTCATTGTGTTGATTGCCTGCTTTGTCAACAGAAATAAAGGAGGGAAGTATTCCG TAAAGGAGAAAGAAGACCTTCATCCAGATGTGGAATCCCAGGGGATGAATGATGACACATTCTGTGAATACAG TGACAATGATGAGAAACCGTTGAAGGGCAGCCAGCAGTCTCTGAACGGAGAGATCAAAGCAGGGGACAGTGGGGATAGCATGGCAGACTATGGAGATGAGGAGGGCCAGTTCAATGAGGATGGCTCTTTTATTGGTGAGTATGCTGGACGCAAGGAAAAGAGGATGTCCACTGAGATCAAGGGGACCTGTCAGACCCCAGCATGA
- the chl1b gene encoding neural cell adhesion molecule L1-like protein isoform X2 has product MRLQMKPGLAFLLGVVVCISAFHLATAIDIPLEVLGHLNIEQLPTITEQSPSSRIAFPFDESFSMTCEAKGNPEPEFRWTKNGLEFDPFLDPRLMKEEDSGTFVIPNSGNLTDYQGIYRCYASNKLGTAISQEIEFIVPYVPKFPKEKIDPLVVEEGQPFVLECNPPSGIPPLQIYWMTIGLQHIEQDDRVSMGLNGDLFFSNALIKDSRRDYCCYAAFPKIRTIVQKTAMSVIVKSTKSNSDTGDSPGPANSILERKPSLLTPSSVKTKVQLVKGEELLLECIAEGFPTPKVEWVKIGHKLPDKATVENHGKLLSIPVVDDEDSGKYRCKAKNTYGEVDHFFDVTVEEPPRWVFQPESQLSMIGSDVLIKCSASGIPQPTITWRVNGLPLEEVPASNRKEFDDKIFLKNAKEFDSAVYQCEASNRHGTILANANLMIMNMPPLILTEEGQEYSTVEGKGVIMHCKVFSSPPPTVTWDKDDAAVSVEGPRFTVHENGSLEIYNVEKEDQGQYTCYTKNTEGSSAIDAILDVKDPTRIVETPEDLQILIGTTAQLSCLAEYDKSFRGDFEILWEKDDTEIASNHTENSGYFIEDGILQIINVSHKDQGMYTCVARTPLDQDSASALLIVLDVPDAPENLVLSEHKERSVKLKWIPGEDHNSSTTEFIIEYEENQWEPGNWKELLRVPGNHGLAILKLHGHVDYRFRVSGVNAVGRGRPSEPTERYKTPPAAPDKNPENIKIEGHLPNEMVINWEPLLPIEHNGPGLEYKVSYKRQDEEDWQEHMVKRHSYVVMDTPTFIPFEIKIQAKNHQGWGPEPKVVTGYSGEDFPSAAPDDVGVEVMNNSVVKVSWTRVHKDKLHGHLGGYRVNWWHLRSLLETKMSHGEKNTLTFPGDRTRGVVAGLTPFSEYSLIVMTFNGRGNGPGSHPINFKTPEGVPGNNRIFKVADAQKHTVSLVWSPPLEPNGILTGYLLEYQLINDTEEVGNLLAVDINNPEINKWVLHDLEPVSRYKLYLRSCTRVGCGPAISDECTTTPEARLASIHGGISTQGWFIGLMCAVALLTLIVLIACFVNRNKGGKYSVKEKEDLHPDVESQGMNDDTFCEYSDNDEKPLKGSQQSLNGEIKAGDSGDSMADYGDEEGQFNEDGSFIGEYAGRKEKRMSTEIKGTCQTPA; this is encoded by the exons ATGAGGCTCCAGATGAAGCCAGGATTGGCTTTCCTGCTGGGCGTGGTCGTCTGCATCAGTGCTTTTCACCTTGCCACTGCCATTGATATCCCATTGGAAG TTTTAGGTCATTTAAACA TTGAACAGCTGCCCACCATCACAGAGCAGTCTCCGAGCTCTCGCATCGCCTTCCCCTTCGACGAGAGCTTCTCCATGACGTGTGAAGCCAAAGGGAACCCCGAGCCTGA ATTTCGATGGACGAAGAACGGACTGGAATTTGACCCCTTCCTGGATCCGAGGCTGATGAAAGAGGAAGACTCTGGGACATTTGTGATTCCCAACAGTGGGAACCTCACAGACTACCAGGGGATCTATCGCTGTTACGCCTCCAACAAACTAGGGACTGCCATATCGCAGGAGATTGAGTTCATTGTGCCCT ATGTTCCAAAGTTTCCTAAAGAGAAGATTGACCCCCTAGTGGTTGAGGAGGGTCAGCCTTTCGTTCTTGAGTGTAACCCCCCCAGCGGGATCCCACCCCTACAGATCTACTGGATGACTATCG GTCTACAGCACATAGAGCAGGATGACCGGGTGTCCATGGGCCTAAACGGAGACCTGTTCTTTTCCAATGCCCTAATCAAGGACAGCCGCAGGGATTACTGCTGCTACGCTGCCTTTCCTAAGATACGGACCATAGTGCAGAAGACGGCCATGTCTGTCATCGTCAAGAGTA CCAAGTCTAACAGTGACACAGGTGACAGTCCTGGTCCAG CCAATTCTATCCTGGAGCGAAAACCTAGTCTTCTGACACCCTCTAGTGTCAAGACGAAGGTACAGCTGGTCAAAGGCGAGGAGCTTCTGTTGGAGTGTATTGCAGAGGGGTT TCCTACCCCCAAGGTTGAATGGGTAAAGATTGGCCACAAACTTCCTGACAAAGCCACAGTGGAGAATCATGGGAAACTGCTGTCTATACCTGTTGTGGATGATGAGGACAGTGGGAAGTATAGGTGCAAGGCCAAGAACACCTACGGAGAGGTTGATCACTTTTTTGATGTCACAGTTGAAG AACCTCCTCGCTGGGTGTTTCAGCCAGAGAGTCAACTCAGTATGATAGGCTCCGATGTGCTTATCAAATGCTCAGCCTCTGGCATTCCTCAGCCCACTATCACATGGAGGGTGAATGGACTTCCCCTGGAAG AGGTCCCTGCATCAAACAGAAAGGAATTTGATGACAAAATCTTCTTAAAAAATGCCAAAGAGTTTGACAGTGCTGTTTATCAGTGTGAAGCCTCCAATAGACATGGGACCATTCTGGCTAACGCTAACCTCATGATAATGA ACATGCCTCCTTTGATATTGActgaggagggacaggagtACTCCACTGTGGAAGGGAAAGGTGTGATTATGCACTGCAAGGTgttcagctctcctcctccgacTGTAACTTG GGACAAGGATGATgctgcagtctctgtggagggaCCACGGTTTACAGTTCATGAGAATGGATCATTGGAGATCTATAATGTGGAGAAAGAGGACCAGGGACAGTATACATGCTACACTAAAAACACAGAGGGATCGTCTGCTATCGATGCCATACTGGATGTGAAAG ATCCCACTAGAATCGTAGAGACCCCAGAAGACTTGCAGATCTTAATAGGAACCACAGCCCAGCTCTCATGCCTGGCAGAGTATGACAAGTCCTTTAGAGGCGACTTTGAAATCCTGTGGGAAAAAGATGATACAGAGATAGCCTCAAACCACACAGAGAATTCTGG GTACTTTATAGAAGATGGAATACTGCAGATTATCAATGTTAGCCACAAGGACCAGGGCATGTACACATGTGTCGCCAGGACACCACTGGACCAAGACtctgcctctgctctgctcattgTGCTGG ATGTCCCTGATGCACCTGAGAACTTGGTGCTGTCTGAACACAAAGAAAGAAGTGTGAAACTGAAGTGGATCCCGGGGGAAGACCACAACAGCTCAACCACAG AGTTCATTATAGAATATGAGGAGAACCAGTGGGAGCCAGGGAACTGGAAAGAGCTTCTGAGGGTTCCTGGAAATCACGGCTTGGCCATCCTAAAACTTCACGGCCATGTCGACTATCGTTTCCGTGTGTCTGGAGTGAACGCCGTAGGGCGGGGACGTCCCAGTGAGCCCACTGAGAGATACAAAACCCCTCCAGCAG CTCCTGACAAGAACCCTGAAAATATCAAAATTGAAGGTCATTTGCCCAATGAAATGGTTATCAACTGGGAG CCATTGTTACCAATTGAGCACAATGGCCCTGGTCTGGAGTATAAGGTGAGCTACAAACGGCAGGATGAGGAGGACTGGCAGGAACACATGGTGAAGAGACACTCCTATGTGGTGATGGACACTCCCACCTTCATACCCTTCGAGATCAAGATTCAGGCCAAGAACCACCAAGGCTGGGGACCAGAGCCCAAAGTTGTGACAGGCTACTCAGGAGAAGACT TCCCCTCGGCAGCCCCTGATGATgtaggtgtggaggtgatgaacAACTCCGTAGTCAAGGTCAGCTGGACACGTGTTCACAAGGACAAGCTGCATGGACATCTGGGAGGCTACCGG GTGAACTGGTGGCATCTGCGCAGTCTGCTGGAAACGAAGATGAGCCACGGAGAGAAAAACACTTTAACGTTTCCTGGAGACAGGACCCGTGGCGTTGTAGCCGGGCTCACGCCCTTCTCTGAGTACAGCCTCATTGTCATGACCTTCAATGGGCGGGGCAACGGGCCAGGCAGCCATCCCATCAACTTTAAAACCCCGGAGGGAG TTCCAGGGAACAACAGGATTTTTAAGGTTGCCGATGCTCAAAAGCACACGGTCTCCCTTGTGTGGTCACCTCCATTAGAACCCAATGGGATTCTCACAGGATATCTCCTCGAGTATCAGCTAa tCAATGACACGGAGGAGGTGGGGAACCTGCTGGCAGTGGACATCAACAACCCTGAAATCAATAAGTGGGTCCTCCATGACCTGGAGCCAGTTAGTAGGTACAAGTTGTACCTGCGCTCCTGCACCAGAGTGGGCTGTGGACCTGCCATCAGCGACGAGTGTACAACCACCCCGGAAGCAC GGTTGGCAAGCATCCATGGAGGGATCTCTACCCAGGGCTGGTTTATTGGACTGATGTGTGCTGTCGCTCTTCTCACACTCATTGTGTTGATTGCCTGCTTTGTCAACAGAAATAAAGGAGGGAAGTATTCCG TAAAGGAGAAAGAAGACCTTCATCCAGATGTGGAATCCCAGGGGATGAATGATGACACATTCTGTGAATACAG TGACAATGATGAGAAACCGTTGAAGGGCAGCCAGCAGTCTCTGAACGGAGAGATCAAAGCAGGGGACAGTGGGGATAGCATGGCAGACTATGGAGATGAGGAGGGCCAGTTCAATGAGGATGGCTCTTTTATTGGTGAGTATGCTGGACGCAAGGAAAAGAGGATGTCCACTGAGATCAAGGGGACCTGTCAGACCCCAGCATGA